A part of Pseudomonas sp. HR96 genomic DNA contains:
- a CDS encoding NAD(P)/FAD-dependent oxidoreductase, with protein MPSELSTDVLIVGAGVAGLWLNARLRRLGYSTLLVESATLGGGQSIKSQGIIHGGAKYALHGALTGASEAIADMPRRWREALQGSGELDLSGVRLLSEAHYLWSPGTLAGNLTSFFASKAVRGRVDQVKGEQLPPALQDKAFKGKVYRLAELVVDVPSLIARLAALAGDSLLRGEQIQPWHDGAGRLLGLSVDGRPIAAQRVVLSAGAGTEALLAALGIEQPAMQRRPLHMILAKGDSLKPLYAHCLGGGPKPRLTVTTHPAANGQWVWYIGGDIAESEGVARSPEQQIATAKKELGQLLPWIDLSQVQWATLRVDRAEPAQSGLVRPDNAFLAEQQGLLVGWPTKLALAPDFADRVITSLQQAGIKPGNHAPLPDLPRPLPGTPAWEQLLP; from the coding sequence ATGCCATCCGAATTGTCCACTGACGTCCTGATCGTCGGCGCCGGCGTCGCCGGCCTCTGGCTCAATGCAAGGTTGCGGCGCCTGGGTTATTCGACGCTGCTGGTGGAAAGCGCGACCCTCGGCGGCGGGCAGAGCATCAAATCCCAGGGAATCATTCACGGTGGCGCCAAGTATGCCCTGCACGGCGCCCTGACCGGCGCCTCGGAAGCCATTGCCGACATGCCGCGGCGCTGGCGCGAGGCCCTGCAGGGCAGCGGCGAGCTCGACCTGAGCGGCGTGCGCCTGCTTTCCGAAGCCCACTACCTGTGGTCGCCGGGCACCCTGGCCGGCAACCTCACCAGTTTCTTTGCCAGCAAGGCAGTGCGCGGCCGGGTCGACCAGGTCAAAGGTGAGCAGCTGCCGCCCGCCCTGCAGGACAAGGCCTTCAAGGGCAAGGTCTACCGCCTCGCCGAGCTGGTGGTCGACGTACCCAGCCTGATCGCGCGCCTGGCGGCGCTGGCCGGTGATTCGCTGCTTCGCGGCGAACAGATCCAGCCCTGGCACGACGGCGCTGGCCGCCTGCTCGGCCTGAGCGTCGATGGCCGGCCGATCGCCGCCCAACGCGTGGTGCTCAGCGCCGGCGCCGGTACCGAGGCGCTGCTCGCCGCCCTGGGCATCGAGCAGCCGGCCATGCAGCGCCGGCCGCTGCACATGATTCTGGCCAAGGGTGACAGCCTCAAGCCGCTCTACGCCCATTGCCTGGGCGGCGGCCCCAAGCCGCGCCTGACCGTGACCACCCACCCTGCCGCCAATGGCCAATGGGTCTGGTACATCGGCGGCGATATTGCCGAAAGTGAAGGCGTGGCGCGCAGCCCCGAGCAGCAGATCGCCACGGCGAAAAAGGAGCTGGGCCAGCTGCTGCCGTGGATCGACCTGAGCCAGGTGCAGTGGGCCACCTTGCGGGTGGACCGCGCCGAGCCGGCGCAGTCGGGCCTGGTGCGCCCCGACAACGCCTTTCTGGCCGAACAGCAAGGCCTGCTGGTGGGCTGGCCGACCAAGCTGGCGCTGGCGCCGGACTTCGCCGATCGAGTGATCACCAGCCTGCAACAGGCGGGGATCAAGCCGGGCAACCATGCCCCCTTGCCGGACCTGCCACGCCCCCTGCCCGGCACCCCGGCGTGGGAGCAACTGCTGCCATGA
- a CDS encoding aldo/keto reductase: MSLPSLHALHRPLGATGLNVSPLGLGTVKLGRDQGVKYPNGFTIPDDHEAAMLLGQAKGLGINLIDTAPAYGTSEERLGPLLRGQRQDWVIVSKVGEEFDGGASHFDFSAAHTRRSLERSLKRLETDFIDLVLVHSDGNDLQILEHSDVYATLAALKQEGKIRAFGFSGKTVEGGLKALQSGDCAMVTYNLREQAERPVLDYAAAHGKAILVKKALASGHACLTPGVDPVRASFELLFDHPGVVSAIVGTINPLHLAHNVATAAAVLRAR, encoded by the coding sequence ATGAGCCTGCCTAGCCTGCACGCCTTGCATCGCCCCTTGGGTGCTACCGGTCTGAACGTCTCGCCCCTGGGCCTGGGCACGGTCAAGCTGGGCCGCGACCAGGGGGTCAAATACCCCAACGGCTTCACCATCCCCGATGACCACGAGGCGGCCATGCTGCTCGGCCAGGCCAAGGGCCTGGGCATCAACCTGATCGACACGGCGCCGGCCTATGGCACCAGCGAAGAGCGCCTGGGCCCGCTGCTGCGCGGGCAGCGCCAGGACTGGGTGATCGTCAGCAAGGTCGGCGAGGAATTCGACGGCGGCGCCTCGCACTTCGACTTCAGCGCCGCTCACACCCGACGCTCGCTGGAGCGCAGCCTCAAACGCCTGGAAACCGACTTCATCGACCTGGTGCTGGTGCACTCCGACGGCAACGACCTGCAGATCCTCGAGCACAGCGACGTCTACGCGACGCTCGCCGCGCTCAAGCAGGAAGGCAAGATCCGCGCCTTCGGCTTCTCCGGCAAGACCGTCGAGGGCGGGCTCAAGGCCTTGCAAAGCGGCGACTGCGCCATGGTCACCTACAACCTGCGCGAGCAGGCCGAGCGCCCGGTGCTGGACTACGCCGCCGCCCACGGCAAGGCGATCCTGGTCAAGAAGGCCCTGGCCAGCGGGCACGCCTGCCTGACCCCCGGGGTCGACCCGGTGCGCGCCAGCTTTGAACTGCTGTTTGACCACCCCGGTGTGGTCAGTGCTATTGTCGGAACGATCAATCCGCTGCACCTTGCCCACAACGTGGCCACCGCTGCGGCCGTGTTGCGCGCCAGGTAG
- a CDS encoding metal ABC transporter ATPase encodes MPRTLIRKNPSNFKTLPLSVTATPESLSYQGVGMPINFSQTLQRRRPIALEDSERFTAELANLGVSVRLTLSWQGRDYWVLVRQRRADRGDVVLKLISGYVPAHELNLPLLTALQEVAEECLLETAEGWLGGRFNDTWLPTPYAQTLMYRESAVFRLTPLSGAARPVRCASLTLIERPRAYVHTPTASLQLVYDLRLELPRDTHSLSLFHVDERLEKEQLVARLSRSRPDLYLIPLTDGQPTAELFTLKNDELHPASTRGLYLAESFAPQDGWLVRDERIRWKDWLKLQGLAPKAKPRSGLKRLTVKARRLVKMVLHK; translated from the coding sequence ATGCCGCGGACGCTCATAAGAAAAAACCCGAGCAATTTCAAGACGCTGCCGCTTTCTGTTACAGCCACGCCGGAGTCGCTGAGCTACCAGGGCGTGGGCATGCCGATCAACTTTTCGCAGACCCTGCAACGCCGCCGGCCCATTGCGCTGGAGGACAGCGAACGCTTCACCGCCGAGCTGGCCAACCTCGGCGTGTCGGTGCGCCTGACCCTGAGCTGGCAGGGCCGCGACTACTGGGTATTGGTGCGCCAGCGCCGGGCCGACCGCGGCGACGTGGTGCTCAAGCTGATCTCCGGCTACGTGCCCGCCCATGAACTCAACCTGCCGCTGCTGACCGCGCTGCAGGAAGTGGCCGAGGAATGCCTGCTGGAAACCGCTGAAGGCTGGCTGGGCGGGCGTTTCAACGACACCTGGCTGCCCACGCCCTATGCCCAGACCCTGATGTACCGCGAGTCGGCGGTGTTCCGCCTGACCCCGCTGTCCGGCGCTGCGCGGCCGGTGCGCTGCGCCAGCCTGACCCTGATCGAGCGCCCGCGCGCCTATGTGCACACGCCGACCGCCTCGCTGCAGCTGGTCTACGACCTGCGCCTGGAACTGCCCAGGGATACCCACTCGCTGAGTCTGTTCCATGTCGACGAGCGCCTGGAGAAGGAGCAGTTGGTGGCCCGCCTGAGCCGCAGCCGGCCTGACCTGTACCTGATTCCATTGACCGACGGTCAGCCGACCGCCGAACTGTTCACCCTCAAGAATGACGAGCTGCATCCGGCCAGCACCCGCGGGCTGTATCTGGCCGAAAGCTTTGCGCCGCAGGACGGCTGGCTGGTGCGCGACGAACGGATTCGCTGGAAGGACTGGCTCAAGCTGCAGGGGCTGGCACCCAAGGCCAAACCGCGCTCGGGCCTCAAGCGTCTGACGGTGAAGGCGCGCCGGCTGGTGAAGATGGTGCTGCACAAGTAG
- the hldE gene encoding bifunctional D-glycero-beta-D-manno-heptose-7-phosphate kinase/D-glycero-beta-D-manno-heptose 1-phosphate adenylyltransferase HldE, translating to MKLSMPRFDQAPVLVVGDVMLDRYWHGGTSRISPEAPVPVVKVEQIEDRPGGAANVALNIAALGAPASLVGVTGQDEAADSLANSLKAAGVRAVFQRIEHQPTIVKLRVMSRHQQLLRIDFEEPFATDPVALASEVDSLLEGVKVLVLSDYGKGALRNHQQLIQAARARGIPVLADPKGKDFSIYRGATVITPNLSEFEAIVGGCHDEAELVAKGAALMADLELGALLVTRGEHGMTLLRADQPALHLPARAREVFDVTGAGDTVISTLAAAIAAGEELPHAVALANLAAGIVVGKLGTAAISAPELRRAIQREEGSERGVLTLDQLLLAIDDARAHNERIVFTNGCFDILHAGHVTYLEQARAQGDRLIVAVNDDASVSRLKGPGRPINSVDRRMAVLAGLGAVDWVISFAEGTPENLLTHVRPDVLVKGGDYSVEQVVGADIVSAYGGTVKVLGLVANSSTTAIVEKIRSR from the coding sequence ATGAAGTTGTCCATGCCGCGATTCGATCAAGCCCCTGTGCTGGTGGTCGGCGATGTGATGCTCGATCGCTACTGGCACGGCGGTACCTCGCGTATCTCGCCCGAGGCGCCGGTGCCGGTGGTCAAGGTCGAGCAGATCGAGGATCGCCCGGGCGGCGCGGCCAACGTCGCGCTGAACATCGCAGCGCTCGGTGCGCCGGCGTCACTGGTCGGCGTCACCGGCCAGGACGAGGCCGCCGACAGCCTGGCCAACAGCCTCAAGGCCGCCGGGGTGCGTGCGGTGTTCCAGCGCATCGAGCACCAGCCGACCATCGTCAAGCTGCGCGTCATGAGCCGCCATCAGCAGCTGCTGCGCATCGACTTCGAAGAGCCGTTCGCCACCGACCCGGTGGCCCTGGCCAGCGAGGTCGACAGTTTGCTCGAAGGGGTCAAGGTGCTGGTACTCTCGGACTACGGCAAGGGTGCCCTGCGCAACCATCAGCAGCTGATCCAGGCAGCGCGCGCGCGCGGCATTCCGGTGCTGGCCGACCCCAAGGGCAAGGATTTCAGCATCTATCGCGGCGCCACCGTGATCACCCCCAACCTCAGTGAGTTCGAGGCCATCGTCGGCGGTTGCCACGACGAGGCCGAGCTGGTGGCCAAGGGCGCGGCGCTGATGGCCGACCTCGAGCTGGGCGCCTTGCTGGTGACCCGCGGCGAGCACGGCATGACCTTGCTGCGCGCCGACCAGCCGGCGCTGCACCTGCCGGCACGCGCCCGCGAAGTGTTCGACGTGACCGGCGCCGGTGATACCGTGATCTCCACCCTGGCCGCAGCCATCGCTGCCGGCGAGGAGTTGCCCCATGCGGTGGCACTGGCCAACCTGGCCGCCGGCATCGTGGTCGGCAAGCTTGGCACCGCGGCCATCAGCGCCCCGGAGCTGCGCCGGGCGATCCAGCGCGAAGAGGGTTCCGAACGCGGTGTGCTGACCCTCGACCAGTTGCTGCTGGCCATCGACGATGCCCGCGCGCACAACGAGCGCATCGTGTTCACCAACGGCTGCTTCGACATTCTGCATGCCGGGCATGTGACCTACCTGGAACAGGCGCGGGCCCAGGGCGATCGGTTGATCGTCGCGGTCAATGACGACGCCTCGGTCAGCCGCCTGAAAGGGCCGGGCCGGCCGATCAACAGCGTCGATCGACGCATGGCGGTGCTGGCCGGCCTGGGCGCGGTCGACTGGGTGATCAGCTTCGCCGAAGGCACCCCGGAAAACCTGCTGACCCATGTACGCCCGGACGTGCTGGTCAAAGGCGGCGACTACTCGGTGGAGCAGGTGGTGGGTGCCGACATCGTCAGCGCCTACGGCGGCACGGTGAAGGTGCTGGGCCTGGTTGCCAACAGCTCGACCACGGCCATCGTCGAGAAGATTCGCAGCCGCTGA
- the msbA gene encoding lipid A export permease/ATP-binding protein MsbA, which yields MSQPETSSMKIYLRLLTYVMPYVGIFALSILGFVIFASTQPMLAGILKYFVDGLTNPEAALFPKVPYLRDLQLLQAVPLLLVLIAAWQGLGSFLGNYYLAKVTLGLVHDLRVELFNKLLVLPNRYFDTHNSGHLISRITFNVTMVTGAATDAIKVVIREGLTVVFLFGYLVWMNWKLTLVMLAILPVIALMVGSASKKFRKQSKKIQVAMGDVTHVASETIQGYRVVRSFGGEAYERERFARASQTNTDKQLRMNKTGSVYTPMLQVVIYTAMAALMFLVLLLRGDASPGDLIAYITAAGLLPKPIRQLSEVSSTIQKGVAGAESIFEQLDEESEVDQGSVERDRVSGELEVRNLSFTYPGTERQVLRNINFTASPGQMIALVGRSGSGKSTLANLIPRFYHHSEGQVLLDGVEIEDYRLANLRRHIAQVNQNVTLFNDTVHDNIAYGDLANAPREQVEAAAADAYAKDFIDQLPQGFDTEVGENGVMLSGGQRQRLAIARALLKNAPVLILDEATSALDTESERHIQAALHHLMQGRTTLVIAHRLSTIEKADLILVMDQGQIVERGTHAQLLAQNGYYARLHAMGLDEPARADIT from the coding sequence ATGAGCCAGCCAGAAACCTCCAGCATGAAAATCTACCTGCGCCTGCTCACGTATGTGATGCCCTACGTCGGCATCTTCGCGTTGAGTATTCTCGGCTTCGTGATTTTCGCATCGACCCAGCCGATGCTGGCCGGCATCCTCAAGTATTTCGTCGACGGCCTGACCAACCCCGAGGCCGCGCTGTTTCCCAAAGTGCCTTACCTGCGCGACCTGCAGCTGCTGCAGGCGGTGCCGTTGCTGCTGGTGCTGATCGCCGCCTGGCAGGGCCTGGGCTCGTTCCTCGGCAACTATTACCTGGCCAAGGTCACCCTGGGCCTGGTGCACGACCTGCGGGTCGAGCTGTTCAACAAGCTGCTGGTGCTGCCCAACCGCTACTTCGACACGCACAACTCCGGGCACCTGATCTCGCGTATCACGTTCAACGTGACCATGGTCACCGGCGCTGCCACCGACGCCATCAAGGTGGTGATCCGCGAAGGCCTGACCGTGGTGTTCCTGTTCGGCTACCTGGTGTGGATGAACTGGAAACTGACCCTGGTGATGCTCGCCATCCTCCCGGTGATTGCCCTGATGGTCGGCAGCGCCAGCAAGAAATTCCGCAAGCAGAGCAAGAAGATCCAGGTGGCTATGGGCGACGTCACCCACGTCGCTTCCGAAACCATCCAGGGCTACCGCGTGGTGCGCAGCTTCGGCGGCGAAGCCTACGAGCGCGAGCGTTTCGCCAGGGCCAGCCAGACCAACACCGACAAGCAGCTGCGCATGAACAAGACCGGCTCGGTGTACACGCCTATGCTGCAGGTGGTGATCTACACCGCCATGGCCGCGTTGATGTTTCTCGTCCTGCTGCTGCGTGGTGACGCCAGCCCCGGTGACCTGATCGCCTACATCACCGCCGCCGGCCTGCTGCCCAAGCCGATCCGCCAGCTGTCCGAAGTCAGTTCGACCATCCAGAAGGGCGTGGCCGGCGCCGAGAGCATCTTCGAGCAACTGGACGAGGAGTCCGAGGTCGACCAGGGCAGCGTCGAGCGCGACCGCGTCAGCGGCGAGCTGGAGGTGCGCAACCTGAGCTTCACCTACCCGGGCACCGAGCGCCAGGTGCTGCGCAATATCAACTTCACCGCCTCGCCGGGGCAGATGATCGCCCTGGTCGGCCGTTCGGGCAGCGGCAAGTCGACCCTGGCCAACCTGATTCCGCGCTTCTACCACCACAGCGAGGGGCAGGTGCTGCTCGATGGCGTGGAGATCGAGGATTATCGCCTGGCCAACCTGCGTCGGCACATCGCTCAGGTCAACCAGAACGTCACCTTGTTCAACGACACCGTGCACGACAACATCGCCTACGGCGACCTCGCCAACGCACCGCGCGAGCAGGTCGAAGCCGCCGCCGCCGATGCCTACGCCAAGGACTTCATCGACCAGCTGCCGCAAGGCTTCGACACCGAAGTCGGCGAGAACGGCGTGATGCTCTCCGGCGGCCAGCGCCAGCGCCTGGCGATTGCCCGGGCGCTGCTCAAGAACGCCCCGGTGCTGATTCTCGACGAGGCCACCTCGGCCCTCGACACCGAATCGGAGCGGCACATCCAGGCGGCGCTGCATCACCTGATGCAGGGCCGCACCACCCTGGTCATCGCTCACCGCCTGTCGACCATCGAGAAGGCCGACCTTATCCTGGTCATGGACCAGGGCCAGATCGTCGAGCGCGGCACCCACGCGCAGTTGCTCGCGCAGAACGGCTACTACGCGCGCCTGCACGCCATGGGCCTGGACGAGCCAGCCAGGGCCGACATCACCTGA
- a CDS encoding toluene tolerance protein, with protein MRALAYDDYQALRSGAQVIEADASGDKVLLLPDGNFIKLFRRKRLISSAALNPYAKRFASNAKHLQQRGIPCPHVLQTWRVAAIKRDLVHYEPLPGKTLRQLIGDPAYFNDLQLLARFGRFVADLHRLGIYFRSVHLGNVVLTPDDRLGLIDIADLRTYRRGLPKSLCLRNFQHMRRYKVDLAWLLQGQEQGKVFFDSYAQHSEHDWGGANLAQGWRSAAG; from the coding sequence ATGCGCGCACTCGCCTACGACGATTACCAGGCCCTGCGCAGCGGCGCCCAGGTCATCGAAGCCGACGCCAGTGGCGACAAGGTGCTGCTGCTGCCTGACGGAAATTTCATCAAGCTGTTCCGCCGCAAGCGGCTGATTTCCTCGGCAGCCCTCAACCCGTACGCCAAGCGCTTTGCCAGCAATGCCAAGCACCTTCAGCAACGTGGCATCCCCTGCCCCCACGTGCTGCAGACCTGGCGGGTGGCCGCGATCAAGCGCGACCTGGTGCACTACGAGCCGCTGCCGGGCAAGACCCTGCGCCAACTGATCGGCGACCCCGCGTACTTCAACGACCTGCAGCTGCTGGCACGCTTCGGCCGGTTCGTCGCCGACCTGCACCGCCTGGGCATCTACTTCCGTTCGGTGCACCTGGGCAACGTGGTGCTGACCCCGGACGACCGCCTGGGCCTGATCGACATCGCCGACCTGCGCACCTATCGTCGCGGCCTGCCCAAGAGCCTGTGCCTGCGTAACTTCCAGCACATGCGACGCTACAAGGTCGACCTGGCGTGGCTGCTGCAAGGACAGGAGCAAGGCAAAGTGTTTTTCGACAGTTATGCCCAGCACAGCGAGCATGACTGGGGCGGTGCAAACCTGGCGCAGGGCTGGCGCTCGGCGGCGGGTTGA
- a CDS encoding glycosyltransferase: protein MKVLLLVQKEQRAILDRLYEGIAAHCDCDLRWLSSAEQRDLRGYFKREVDASRYDRIVFFLRFKQEIRQAGFIRTVPNLVILEHDAYQNYIACKYTGKFSAHYRRMPWVRVLCSGFVVSERLRDEGFDAVFVPKGYDQSLLADQGLERDIELGFVGSVNSVAYSGRKALLDELGRVEDLLVTRTKSGEEYCQTLNRIRFFASADVGMGEYMIKNFEAMACGCVLLAYDQGEAENRALGLRDMHNVVFYTSIAQLQEKLAVLRADPALAASIASRGRELAVAQFSFAAIGQRIVEQMQPPLRAQAQINLWQRVRRALGV from the coding sequence ATGAAAGTCCTACTTCTGGTGCAGAAAGAGCAGCGCGCCATTCTTGATCGGCTGTACGAAGGCATCGCCGCCCACTGCGACTGCGACCTGCGCTGGCTGAGCTCGGCCGAGCAGCGCGACCTGCGTGGCTATTTCAAGCGCGAGGTGGATGCTTCCCGGTACGACCGCATCGTCTTCTTCCTGCGCTTCAAGCAGGAGATCCGCCAGGCCGGCTTCATCCGCACGGTGCCCAACCTGGTCATCCTCGAGCACGATGCCTACCAGAACTACATCGCCTGCAAGTACACCGGCAAGTTCAGCGCCCATTACCGCCGGATGCCCTGGGTGCGGGTGCTCTGTTCCGGCTTCGTGGTCAGCGAGCGGCTGCGCGACGAAGGCTTCGACGCCGTGTTCGTGCCCAAGGGCTATGACCAGAGCCTGCTGGCCGACCAGGGCCTGGAGCGCGATATCGAGCTGGGCTTCGTTGGCAGCGTCAACAGCGTGGCCTACAGCGGGCGCAAGGCGCTGCTCGACGAGTTGGGCCGGGTCGAAGACCTGCTGGTGACCCGGACCAAATCCGGTGAAGAGTACTGTCAGACCCTCAACCGCATCCGTTTCTTCGCCAGCGCCGATGTCGGCATGGGCGAATACATGATCAAGAACTTCGAGGCCATGGCCTGCGGCTGCGTGCTGCTGGCCTACGACCAGGGCGAGGCGGAGAACCGCGCCCTGGGCCTGCGCGACATGCACAACGTGGTGTTCTATACCAGCATTGCCCAGCTTCAGGAAAAGCTCGCGGTGCTGCGCGCCGACCCGGCCCTGGCCGCCAGCATCGCCAGCCGCGGCCGCGAGCTGGCGGTGGCGCAGTTTTCGTTCGCGGCGATCGGCCAGCGTATCGTCGAGCAGATGCAGCCGCCGTTGCGGGCGCAGGCGCAGATCAATCTGTGGCAGCGGGTGCGGCGGGCGTTGGGGGTCTGA
- a CDS encoding PIG-L deacetylase family protein, which produces MNGNPSRKQQLLKRHRRNKRVALLVALVVLVLAGVLVAWWLPLVLAVLLWVAHEAWFADHLFYAPGDDYQYAFAPSHERAVLWREGRLLLAEPLPVGADDTLIVEVRLASRAFGRFLDPYVSILGGAVADAQAFERGVRGVRYLNLTGEAAALAGGQIQLAGRHCRIVGQPRLWVFPHDDLRQRRVMVIAPHADDAELAAFGLYSQAAESWIVTLTAGEIEADHYQAMGMSRSEAAQTKGRLRAWDSIAVPLWGGVPAERCVQLGYFCLQLPAMQAAPDVAVASREAELADTRLFRQFNRLRLASDVDGAPTWHNLLADLRELILLARPEVIVLPQAGIDPHPDHICAQEAVLEALQGLAWQPQTLLGYANHLHDNDRWPMGNAHTGVSLPPLFQADASLRPYCLALAAPLRRDKAMALGMQHDLQPPAPFKRRLRRWLQRHLAGRRWAAEGENEFFRKAVRRHELFWRTTPGDDKPQG; this is translated from the coding sequence ATGAACGGCAACCCTTCGCGCAAGCAGCAGTTGCTCAAGCGTCATCGGCGCAACAAGCGCGTGGCCTTGCTGGTGGCCCTGGTGGTGCTGGTGCTGGCGGGCGTGCTGGTGGCCTGGTGGTTGCCGCTGGTGTTGGCGGTGCTGCTGTGGGTTGCCCACGAGGCCTGGTTTGCCGACCACTTGTTCTATGCGCCCGGCGATGACTACCAGTACGCATTTGCGCCGTCCCACGAGCGGGCGGTGCTATGGCGCGAGGGGCGCCTGCTGCTGGCCGAGCCGCTGCCTGTCGGCGCGGATGACACGCTGATCGTCGAAGTTCGCCTGGCCAGTCGGGCGTTCGGCCGCTTCCTCGATCCTTATGTGAGCATCCTCGGCGGGGCTGTCGCCGATGCCCAGGCCTTCGAGCGCGGGGTGCGCGGCGTGCGCTACCTGAACCTCACCGGCGAAGCGGCGGCGCTGGCCGGCGGGCAGATCCAGCTGGCCGGTCGGCACTGCCGCATCGTCGGCCAGCCGCGCCTGTGGGTGTTCCCCCACGACGACCTGCGCCAACGCCGGGTCATGGTCATCGCGCCCCATGCCGACGACGCCGAACTGGCCGCCTTTGGCCTGTACAGCCAGGCCGCCGAGAGCTGGATCGTCACCCTGACCGCCGGCGAAATCGAAGCCGATCACTACCAGGCCATGGGCATGAGCCGCAGCGAAGCGGCGCAGACCAAGGGCCGCCTGCGCGCCTGGGACAGCATTGCCGTGCCGCTGTGGGGCGGTGTGCCAGCCGAGCGCTGCGTGCAGCTGGGTTACTTCTGCCTGCAGCTGCCGGCGATGCAGGCCGCGCCGGATGTCGCGGTGGCTTCGCGCGAAGCCGAGCTGGCCGATACCCGGTTGTTCCGCCAGTTCAACCGCCTGCGCCTGGCGAGCGACGTCGATGGTGCGCCCACCTGGCACAACCTGCTGGCCGACCTGCGCGAGCTGATCCTGCTGGCGCGCCCTGAAGTCATCGTGTTGCCCCAGGCCGGTATCGACCCGCACCCCGACCACATCTGCGCCCAGGAGGCGGTCCTCGAGGCGCTGCAAGGCCTGGCCTGGCAGCCGCAGACGCTGCTGGGCTATGCCAACCACCTGCACGACAACGACCGTTGGCCGATGGGCAACGCGCACACCGGCGTCAGCCTGCCGCCGCTGTTCCAGGCCGACGCCAGCCTGCGGCCTTATTGCCTGGCATTGGCCGCGCCACTGCGCCGTGACAAGGCCATGGCGCTGGGCATGCAGCATGACCTGCAGCCGCCGGCGCCGTTCAAGCGCCGCCTGCGCCGCTGGCTGCAGCGCCACCTGGCCGGTCGCCGCTGGGCCGCCGAGGGCGAGAACGAATTCTTCCGCAAGGCGGTGCGCCGGCACGAGCTGTTCTGGCGCACTACGCCTGGCGACGACAAACCTCAAGGGTGA
- a CDS encoding antimicrobial resistance protein Mig-14, with product MLNRLRGVRERGWVTLDAPAYAQAWQRFGGSVATHPLVVERLAELAAIPVRYLGWERGGEVQAAIATWGQHLALSKDVLKRSGKKGLFDLGNAELILPAAENAQATLRHRARYLSELNVGRFVGLKAQTEALAMARAPEDLSKKFRYNQRRELRLLEEAGGVVRPVSEFGSGELAAIYCDLFQRRWGFAATGAAHLGEVLERLRELLIGSVILLDDAPIAVQLIYRVEAPQWVSVEYINGGVDPNMRDFSPGSVLSFLNTQAAWEQARALGKPLRFSFGRADREYKERWCSPVPVLQV from the coding sequence ATGCTCAACCGATTGCGCGGCGTTCGCGAGCGCGGCTGGGTCACCCTCGATGCGCCAGCCTATGCCCAGGCCTGGCAGCGCTTTGGCGGCAGCGTGGCCACCCACCCCCTGGTGGTCGAGCGCCTGGCCGAGCTTGCCGCCATTCCGGTGCGCTACCTGGGTTGGGAGCGGGGCGGTGAAGTGCAGGCGGCCATCGCCACCTGGGGCCAGCACCTGGCACTGTCCAAGGATGTGCTCAAGCGCAGCGGCAAGAAGGGCCTGTTCGACCTTGGCAATGCCGAGCTGATCCTGCCCGCCGCCGAGAACGCCCAGGCGACCCTGCGCCACCGCGCACGCTATCTCTCCGAACTCAATGTCGGACGTTTCGTCGGCCTCAAGGCGCAAACCGAGGCGCTGGCCATGGCGCGTGCGCCGGAGGACCTGTCGAAGAAGTTTCGCTACAACCAGCGCCGCGAACTGCGCCTGCTGGAAGAGGCTGGCGGCGTGGTGCGGCCGGTCAGCGAGTTCGGCAGCGGCGAGCTGGCGGCCATCTACTGCGATCTGTTCCAGCGCCGCTGGGGCTTCGCGGCCACTGGCGCGGCGCATCTGGGCGAGGTGCTGGAGCGCCTGCGCGAGCTGCTGATCGGCTCGGTGATCCTGCTCGATGACGCGCCGATAGCGGTACAGTTGATCTACCGCGTCGAGGCGCCGCAGTGGGTCAGCGTGGAGTACATCAACGGTGGAGTCGACCCGAACATGCGCGATTTCAGCCCCGGCAGCGTGCTCAGCTTTCTCAACACCCAGGCTGCCTGGGAGCAGGCGCGGGCGCTCGGCAAGCCGCTGCGCTTCTCCTTCGGCCGCGCCGACCGCGAGTACAAGGAGCGCTGGTGCAGCCCGGTGCCGGTGCTGCAGGTATGA